One genomic segment of Pedobacter endophyticus includes these proteins:
- a CDS encoding TolC family protein has protein sequence MKRFNIFSIVLLALIWGGCSVSKDLSLPENLAPRMFRNTAPTDSSSIGDLPFKQFISDLTVQNLIDTALVKNYDMQIALKNIDAAEVLFKQSKLGYLPELKLQVAASSSRPSDNSLNGLSLNQFTGSTHIEDYSANLGVFWEADIWGKIRNQKAGALASFLQTEEARKAVQTRLVANVAQGYYNLLMLDAQLEIAKKNLRLNDSTLRIIHLQFDAGQVTSLAIQQAEAQQLNAAQLIPRLEQSVTLQENALSVLIGTLPQAINRDSRLDKMVIPQDLKAGFPSALLSRRPDIKSAELALDVANARVGVAKASLYPSLVITASGGVNSFKASNWFNVPASLFGLVSGGITQPIFQRGQLKSSLELAKIDREKTVIAFRQSVLNAVGEVSDELTKVEKLKAQYSIAEKRAQTLQQASKNASLLFKSGMANYLEVITAQGNLLQSELELATIKTEQLNAVVGLYRSLGGR, from the coding sequence ATGAAACGGTTTAATATTTTTTCCATCGTGCTCCTTGCGTTAATCTGGGGCGGATGTTCGGTTTCGAAAGATTTATCATTGCCAGAAAATCTGGCGCCAAGAATGTTCAGAAACACTGCGCCGACTGACTCGTCGAGCATTGGCGATTTGCCCTTTAAGCAATTTATCAGCGATCTTACTGTCCAAAATCTGATTGACACGGCGTTGGTGAAAAATTACGATATGCAGATTGCATTGAAGAATATTGATGCTGCGGAGGTGTTGTTTAAGCAATCGAAGTTGGGTTATTTGCCAGAGTTAAAGTTGCAGGTTGCAGCAAGTTCGAGCCGCCCATCTGACAATAGTTTGAACGGCTTAAGCTTAAATCAGTTTACGGGTTCGACACATATTGAGGATTACAGCGCTAATTTGGGCGTGTTTTGGGAGGCTGATATCTGGGGGAAGATCCGCAATCAGAAAGCGGGTGCTTTGGCTAGTTTTTTACAAACGGAGGAAGCCCGTAAGGCGGTTCAAACACGTTTGGTTGCGAATGTGGCTCAAGGTTATTATAATTTGTTAATGCTGGATGCGCAACTGGAAATAGCGAAAAAGAATTTGCGGTTAAATGACAGCACTTTACGGATTATACATTTACAGTTTGATGCGGGTCAGGTAACATCGTTGGCCATTCAACAAGCTGAGGCGCAACAGCTGAATGCGGCGCAATTGATTCCGCGTTTGGAACAGTCGGTTACCTTGCAAGAGAATGCGTTAAGCGTGTTGATCGGTACGTTGCCGCAGGCGATTAATCGGGACAGTCGATTGGATAAAATGGTGATTCCGCAGGATTTGAAAGCGGGTTTCCCTTCGGCCTTGTTAAGTCGCAGGCCCGATATTAAGTCGGCCGAATTGGCGTTGGATGTAGCGAACGCAAGGGTGGGCGTGGCAAAAGCCAGTTTGTACCCGTCGTTAGTAATTACGGCGAGCGGTGGGGTAAATTCGTTTAAAGCAAGCAACTGGTTTAATGTTCCTGCGTCTTTGTTCGGTTTGGTTTCGGGCGGTATAACGCAACCGATCTTCCAGCGGGGACAATTGAAATCGAGTCTGGAGTTGGCGAAGATCGATCGGGAAAAGACAGTGATTGCGTTTCGTCAGTCGGTATTAAATGCTGTTGGCGAGGTGTCGGATGAGCTGACCAAGGTAGAGAAACTGAAAGCGCAGTATAGTATCGCCGAAAAGCGGGCGCAAACTTTGCAACAGGCTTCGAAGAATGCAAGTTTGTTGTTTAAAAGCGGTATGGCAAATTATTTGGAGGTGATTACGGCTCAGGGGAACTTGCTGCAAAGTGAACTGGAATTGGCCACGATTAAAACGGAACAGCTGAATGCGGTGGTAGGTTTGTATAGGTCGTTGGGGGGCAGGTGA
- the nhaA gene encoding Na+/H+ antiporter NhaA, with amino-acid sequence MAKVINLEVFQRFFRSGQVGGCLLLICVVISLLIANTASKDGFETFLQTTIGFGNLNYSVLAWINDALMSIFFLLVGLEIKREFVEGELSSVKRIALPVIAALGGMLVPAIIYWMLNKGSATSSGWGIPMATDIAFALTIIALLGKSVPPSLKIFLAALAIVDDFGAILVIAIFYTSKIHFEYLALAAVTLMLLATLNYFHVKKLVYYLVPGVFLWYFFHHSGIHATIAGVLLAFTIPTNETDIPSPLETLEHSLTVPVNYIIMPVFALANTNITFEKEMFAGLVSPLGLGIIAGLLLGKTIGITFFSWLAVKFKLANLPRGASWKHMLGVGMLAGIGFTMSIFIALLSFSDALYVLEAKFAILTASILSGVIGSVFLKSVKTKSKSFKSVTA; translated from the coding sequence TGTTGTAATTTCCTTATTAATCGCAAACACAGCCTCAAAAGACGGTTTTGAAACTTTTCTGCAAACTACAATCGGCTTTGGCAACCTCAATTACAGCGTATTGGCATGGATAAACGACGCCTTGATGTCGATCTTTTTCCTTCTGGTTGGCCTCGAAATTAAGCGTGAATTTGTAGAGGGCGAATTGTCATCTGTTAAGCGCATAGCCCTCCCTGTTATTGCCGCTCTGGGCGGAATGCTGGTGCCAGCAATCATCTACTGGATGCTTAACAAAGGCAGCGCAACATCAAGCGGCTGGGGGATCCCGATGGCCACAGACATTGCATTTGCACTCACCATCATTGCATTGCTCGGTAAAAGCGTACCACCCAGCTTAAAGATTTTTCTGGCCGCTCTGGCAATTGTCGACGACTTCGGCGCCATACTCGTTATTGCCATATTTTATACCAGCAAAATCCATTTTGAGTACCTCGCATTAGCCGCGGTAACCTTAATGTTGCTCGCCACCTTAAATTACTTCCATGTAAAAAAGCTGGTTTATTACCTTGTTCCCGGCGTATTTTTGTGGTACTTCTTTCACCATTCTGGCATTCATGCAACAATTGCCGGCGTACTGTTGGCGTTCACCATTCCAACCAATGAAACCGATATCCCATCTCCGTTAGAAACCCTCGAGCACTCCTTAACCGTGCCTGTTAACTACATTATTATGCCCGTATTCGCCTTAGCCAACACCAATATCACTTTCGAAAAAGAGATGTTCGCGGGCCTGGTTTCGCCACTTGGCCTCGGCATTATTGCCGGCCTCTTATTGGGAAAAACCATTGGTATAACTTTTTTTAGTTGGTTAGCCGTCAAATTTAAACTCGCTAACCTGCCCAGAGGAGCCAGCTGGAAACACATGCTCGGCGTGGGCATGCTCGCCGGAATCGGCTTTACCATGTCGATTTTTATTGCCTTATTATCCTTTAGCGATGCGTTGTATGTTTTAGAGGCCAAGTTCGCCATATTAACGGCATCGATTTTATCCGGAGTGATTGGGTCCGTTTTCTTGAAATCCGTTAAAACTAAAAGTAAATCCTTCAAATCCGTAACAGCCTGA